From a single Actinomyces viscosus genomic region:
- a CDS encoding bifunctional metallophosphatase/5'-nucleotidase, translating into MRLISRRRGRVCAAFGALALAALSPYSLAAPAGMLSTPGAGISAAALPTQSPDGGVDIDLVGISDLHGYIETVFQKDPETGESNYPHLDLPGAVTLACNVGKVHTANPNTLFVSSGDNIGASYYGSSVTDDEGTLTVLNRTLLTASAMGVHELDHGLGDLEGRVLPYANFPVLAANVSGSDALDAEGSGRGVYIKEVDGVRVGFIGVVTDDLPALVSSSTREQLTVAPAVDTANARAAELKDGDPANGEADVVVVLSHEDAASTATRFSRNVDAVFAGRSHVPYAQTVMGVDGNRIAVIQPDHYGLMLGMVHLNYDRDTQQVSIVSMENRDLRENYCYESPFESVDIFSGKLYNKMMDLGAARQVAWIGADYLRGSDGVTPGAHSGTESTAADLVAESYRYWVADIAPAGEPAASAHYVGVVRADDLKADFRYRSTGNYHGEVPADEVDGVFTVDEIRNVSPDDKEMGYVPMSGAELKALIAQQWRPGAEPPVVQLGLSANVDVIMNPVSQTEDGAAPTVREIRVDGQVLADTDTVVVASTTELLTGGAGFTLPSESRTVNVGSLGRDATTRYLASFNHQLLRPSYVKRQVGMSVTPKVGSTDTVSVSMDSLAYTHPTEQARGARRVRAVSGDKEFFSQSIDLTVDSSGPTTGKADFDLAIPADAPTGACRSVEAPSCRSVTVESVDGVGTVLNSFYVEVPATAQSTEQPEATPSTTPGPQPDPSATPSASPAPGASSTPSDGTASRQPEGEAPGDGQATASPTPTPGNGSSAAPSGNQATESAGGPAASPTAPVGVGGLPPATSRGGAGAPEARGGADGKPVGGSGGWPLASTGVSLSAGVIALTLVAGGYLILRRRRQAD; encoded by the coding sequence ATGAGACTCATATCGCGACGGCGCGGACGAGTCTGCGCCGCATTCGGTGCCCTGGCCCTCGCCGCACTCAGCCCTTACTCCCTCGCCGCCCCCGCCGGCATGCTTAGCACCCCGGGTGCCGGAATCTCCGCGGCCGCTCTTCCCACACAGTCCCCGGACGGAGGCGTCGACATCGACCTCGTCGGCATCTCCGACCTGCACGGGTATATCGAGACGGTTTTTCAGAAGGACCCGGAGACCGGAGAGTCGAATTACCCTCATCTCGACCTGCCCGGCGCGGTGACCCTGGCATGCAATGTCGGCAAGGTGCACACCGCCAATCCCAACACCCTGTTCGTCTCCTCGGGGGACAATATCGGCGCGTCCTACTACGGCTCCTCGGTCACCGACGATGAGGGGACACTGACTGTCCTCAACAGGACTCTTCTGACCGCTTCGGCGATGGGCGTCCATGAGCTCGATCATGGCCTCGGTGACCTGGAGGGACGTGTCCTTCCATATGCGAACTTCCCCGTTCTGGCGGCGAACGTCTCGGGCTCGGATGCCCTGGACGCCGAGGGGAGCGGGCGTGGGGTCTATATCAAGGAGGTTGACGGGGTTCGTGTGGGCTTCATCGGTGTGGTGACCGATGACCTGCCGGCTCTGGTCTCCTCCTCCACGCGCGAGCAGCTGACCGTCGCTCCGGCCGTGGACACGGCCAACGCCCGGGCGGCCGAGCTCAAGGACGGGGATCCGGCCAATGGTGAGGCTGACGTCGTTGTCGTGCTCAGCCACGAGGACGCGGCCTCCACCGCGACACGCTTCTCCAGGAACGTCGACGCCGTCTTCGCCGGGCGCAGCCACGTCCCCTACGCACAGACCGTGATGGGGGTCGACGGCAACCGGATCGCCGTCATCCAGCCCGACCACTACGGTCTGATGCTCGGCATGGTTCACCTCAACTACGACCGGGATACCCAACAGGTCTCCATCGTCAGTATGGAGAACCGGGACCTGCGGGAGAACTACTGCTATGAAAGCCCTTTTGAGTCCGTCGATATCTTCTCCGGCAAGCTCTACAACAAGATGATGGATCTGGGGGCCGCTCGGCAGGTCGCGTGGATCGGGGCCGACTACCTGCGCGGCTCGGACGGCGTGACTCCGGGGGCTCATTCGGGCACCGAGTCCACGGCCGCCGATCTGGTGGCCGAGTCCTACCGGTACTGGGTCGCGGATATCGCCCCCGCCGGTGAGCCGGCGGCCTCCGCTCACTACGTGGGGGTCGTTCGGGCCGACGACCTCAAAGCCGATTTCCGGTACAGGAGCACCGGGAACTATCACGGAGAGGTGCCTGCCGATGAGGTCGACGGCGTCTTCACGGTCGACGAGATCCGCAATGTCTCCCCCGACGATAAGGAGATGGGCTACGTCCCCATGAGCGGCGCCGAGCTCAAGGCCCTCATCGCCCAGCAGTGGCGCCCCGGCGCCGAGCCGCCGGTCGTCCAGCTGGGACTGTCGGCCAACGTCGACGTCATCATGAACCCCGTCTCCCAGACCGAGGACGGTGCCGCCCCCACGGTCCGCGAGATCCGTGTCGACGGTCAGGTGCTCGCCGACACGGACACGGTCGTGGTGGCCTCCACCACCGAGCTGCTCACCGGCGGCGCGGGCTTCACGCTTCCCAGCGAGAGCCGGACCGTGAACGTCGGCTCGCTCGGACGCGACGCCACAACCCGCTACCTGGCCTCCTTCAACCACCAGCTGCTCAGACCGAGCTACGTCAAGCGGCAGGTGGGCATGAGCGTGACACCCAAGGTGGGAAGCACGGACACGGTCTCGGTGAGCATGGACTCCCTGGCCTACACCCACCCCACCGAGCAGGCCCGGGGCGCCCGCCGGGTGCGCGCCGTGTCCGGGGACAAGGAGTTCTTCAGCCAGAGCATCGACCTGACCGTGGACTCCTCCGGTCCCACCACGGGCAAGGCCGACTTCGACCTCGCCATCCCCGCCGACGCACCCACCGGAGCCTGCCGCAGCGTGGAGGCGCCGAGCTGTCGCTCCGTCACCGTGGAGTCCGTCGACGGCGTCGGCACGGTTCTCAACAGCTTCTACGTCGAGGTACCGGCCACTGCGCAGTCCACCGAGCAGCCCGAGGCGACGCCGTCGACCACGCCCGGCCCGCAGCCGGATCCGTCCGCGACGCCGTCGGCCAGTCCGGCACCGGGGGCGAGCTCCACCCCGTCCGACGGGACCGCCTCCCGGCAACCGGAGGGTGAGGCCCCCGGGGACGGCCAGGCGACCGCCTCCCCGACGCCGACGCCCGGCAACGGCTCCAGCGCGGCCCCGAGCGGGAACCAGGCGACCGAGTCTGCAGGCGGGCCTGCTGCCAGTCCCACGGCGCCCGTCGGCGTCGGCGGCCTGCCTCCCGCCACAAGCAGGGGAGGTGCCGGCGCACCCGAGGCCCGCGGCGGGGCCGATGGCAAGCCGGTCGGCGGATCGGGCGGCTGGCCCCTGGCCAGCACCGGGGTGTCACTGAGTGCCGGCGTCATCGCCCTGACCCTCGTCGCCGGCGGCTACCTCATCCTGCGACGCAGACGGCAGGCTGACTGA